Genomic DNA from Gilliamella sp. ESL0441:
TCCAATAAAAGATCTAAAATATCGTCTTTCGTTAATGGACATTGGCAATAATAAAAGTAATCAGCAGTCACCTCTTCAACGACTTGCTCAAGATAGGACAAATGATTTTTTTCATTGACGATATGAGTCGATGACATCGTGTTCAGATTGGATGAAGTTATGACATGACGTGAAGAAAGATAACGCCGAATTTTTTGCACATCTTCTTCAGTAAAAAAAACAGAAACATGAAAAACCGGAATTTTAAAGACTTTAGCAGAAAGATCGACGGAAGAGATAATAAAATCCACTTCGTTTAACATGTCGGGTTCAATTTCATAATAGCCTCGGGTATCAATAATTTTAATACGCTCATCAAATTCACACTCGACCCGATTTTTTAAAAGCTGAGCGCTACCCAATCCGGTTGCACAAATAATTAATACTCTCATTTTTTGCGCATTTTTCAGTTTTTCAACCGAAGCCAAAAAGTGCAGGGCTAAATAACCCCATTCATCATCAGAAACAGTTAACTTAGTTAAATTAGGGAGTTGTTTAAAATAGTGCTTAACTAAGTCAAATAATTCGGGCGAGCAGGTTTTGATCTCATTCAGTAATGGATTTTCAAGTTTGATATTTTGCGCTAACCTTACTAACATCGGTTTTAAATGTTGAACCAAGCCATTTTTTAATTGCTCATCTTTCAAAAATTGATAGCCTGTTTCAAGCTGAATCTTAAGTAATAAATCGGTTAACATTAAGCTCAGTTGCGCATCTAAATCTTGTTGGATAAAGTTAGATTTACTCATCAAATGCAAGGTTAAATACATCTGTTCTTCTTTCGGAAAAGCAAAACCAATTACTGTCTCAATGCGATCAATTATTTTTTTCGCAACGTGAAATTCCAATGAACTTTTAGTTGTTTCTGGCATATCCAAATTTTGAATGGTCAGACCAGATTGTAAACGTTTAATGCTTAAAGAAAGATGCAACACAATATTTTGCATCATCACATCGGACAATTTTATGTTTGCTTCACGACACTCATCTAAAATAATAATGGTTAACGTGTCAAAACTGATTGCATCACTAAACTTATTTAAATAAGTTAAACGCTGCAAAAAGTTCATGGATTCTTCATGAAAAAAATAGCTCATAATAAAATGACGTTTGGCTTTTTCTGCACCGTCCACATAAAATAGCTGTTTATTTTTCTTTAAAGTCAGTTCGAAGGGGTGAAGCTGATTTTTTATTTCCAGCATATCTTTATTGAGTTGTGATGAACTAATAAATAACTGTTCGGATAATGCTTCAATATCGATTTTTTGACATTCCAGTAATAGCAGATTAAGAATGTAGTGTTTGCGGTGACAGACTTCCCGTATATTGGCTTGTTCTTCATGCCGATCTAATAAATGATGTTCAATCAAAAACGAATTAAACGCCGTTCTATCCAAGATTTGCAATTGATAACCATAGCCTTGTTTACTGACAATTTTGGCGCCATTACATTCAATCAATGCTTTTAAATCGTTAAGATAAGTACGAACAGTTCTATCGGATAATGATAACTCAGTTGCCAGCAACGCACTGCTTTTAAACTGATTTTTTGAGCCGACTAATAAGCTAATAAGATCGCGTTGTTTATTTTTAATCATTATCATCCACACCTATAACAGCTAAAAAGATAAAGAATAGTGTGGTTGCTTTAGTTTGCTAATCAGACACACTCTAAGCAACATCGCCGGGCGCCGACCCTAAAACGGTCAAAAAACGGCGCCCAATACTGAAAACAGCAATGATCTAAAACTATTGGATATTTTCCTCAATCAATTTCGCTAATTGTTCAATCCCCGAAGGGGTAGGGATATAAGCTTGAAAAGGAATACTGACAACAGGCTTACCGACTTCATCGCCCAATTTTTTGAATTTATCTAACATCATCATCGTTTGTGGACTAATTAAAAACAGGGAAAAATCACTATTTTTAATCATATTACTGCCTTCGGTTGCTGAAACAGCATCAACTGAAATCGCCTTATTTTTATTGGTAAAATATTCGGTTGCTTTTTTTGCCATTAACGATGAAGACATACCAGCAGCACAAATAATTAACGCTTTTTTCATAGCTTCTCCTAAAAAGTTGTTATCCATAAAATGGGTTATAAATCAAAATTCTTATAAAATTTCACCATTTGACTCAATCACTTTTTTATACCATGCAAATGAATCTTTGCGACTACGTTTTAACGTGCCATTCCCTTTGTTGTCCTTATCGACATAAATAAAACCATAACGTTTTTCCATTTCGCCCGTGCCTGCTGAAACTAAATCGATACAGCCCCAAGGGGTATAGCCCATTAAGTCAACACCGTCTTGCAAAACAGCCAGCTTCATTTGCTTAATGTGTTCACGCAAATATTCAATACGATAATGATCATGTACTGCACCATTAGCCTCGACTTTGTCATAAGCACCAAAACCATTTTCCACGATAAATAACGGCAAATGATACATATCCGTAAACCAATTTAATGCGTATCGCAATCCTTCAGGATCGATTTGCCAACCCCAATCCGATTTTTTGACGTATTGATTACCGATCAAATAGGTTTTTTCATTAAATTCATAACGATCGTTGCCTGCTTTATGTCTGATCGCATTGGACATATAATAACTAAAGCCAATATAATCGACGGTGCCGTTTGCCAGTACCTCTAAGTCTTGGCTGGTTACATCTAACTTAAAGCCTTTATGCTGCCAATATTTGATAATATGATTTGGATATTGACCATGGACATGCACATCGGTAAAAAAGTATTTACGTTCCATGACTTTTTGCGCCATTAATATATCACTCGGCTTACAGGTTTCGGGGTAGATAGGTACAAAAGCAATCATACAACCGATTTGAAAATCGGGATTGATCGCATGACCAATTTGCACGGCTTTAGCACTGGCAACTAACTCATAATGAGCCGCTTGATACATAATTTCTTCACGATTATCGCCTGCTTGATAATAAATCCCTGAATTGGTAAATGGCGCAAAATCCTCATCAAAGTTGGCTTGATTATTAATTTCATTAAACGTCATCCAATATTTGACTTTATCTTTATAACGATCAAAACACACTTCGGCAAAACGAACGAAAAAATCGATTAATTTTCGATTACGAAATCCACCGTATTCGGTGACTAAATAATAAGGCAATTCAAAATGAGAAAGGGTAACAACTGGCTCAATATTATATTTTAAACATTCATCGAAAAGATCATCATAAAACT
This window encodes:
- a CDS encoding 6-phospho-beta-glucosidase, giving the protein MNNKGLPKDFLWGGAVAAHQLEGAWQAGGKGISVADVMTVGSPKSYRKITEGIIEGEYYPNHEAIDFYHHYKEDIKLFAEMGFKCFRTSIAWTRIFPKGDELAPNEEGLKFYDDLFDECLKYNIEPVVTLSHFELPYYLVTEYGGFRNRKLIDFFVRFAEVCFDRYKDKVKYWMTFNEINNQANFDEDFAPFTNSGIYYQAGDNREEIMYQAAHYELVASAKAVQIGHAINPDFQIGCMIAFVPIYPETCKPSDILMAQKVMERKYFFTDVHVHGQYPNHIIKYWQHKGFKLDVTSQDLEVLANGTVDYIGFSYYMSNAIRHKAGNDRYEFNEKTYLIGNQYVKKSDWGWQIDPEGLRYALNWFTDMYHLPLFIVENGFGAYDKVEANGAVHDHYRIEYLREHIKQMKLAVLQDGVDLMGYTPWGCIDLVSAGTGEMEKRYGFIYVDKDNKGNGTLKRSRKDSFAWYKKVIESNGEIL
- a CDS encoding PTS cellobiose transporter subunit IIB, coding for MKKALIICAAGMSSSLMAKKATEYFTNKNKAISVDAVSATEGSNMIKNSDFSLFLISPQTMMMLDKFKKLGDEVGKPVVSIPFQAYIPTPSGIEQLAKLIEENIQ
- a CDS encoding BglG family transcription antiterminator; protein product: MIKNKQRDLISLLVGSKNQFKSSALLATELSLSDRTVRTYLNDLKALIECNGAKIVSKQGYGYQLQILDRTAFNSFLIEHHLLDRHEEQANIREVCHRKHYILNLLLLECQKIDIEALSEQLFISSSQLNKDMLEIKNQLHPFELTLKKNKQLFYVDGAEKAKRHFIMSYFFHEESMNFLQRLTYLNKFSDAISFDTLTIIILDECREANIKLSDVMMQNIVLHLSLSIKRLQSGLTIQNLDMPETTKSSLEFHVAKKIIDRIETVIGFAFPKEEQMYLTLHLMSKSNFIQQDLDAQLSLMLTDLLLKIQLETGYQFLKDEQLKNGLVQHLKPMLVRLAQNIKLENPLLNEIKTCSPELFDLVKHYFKQLPNLTKLTVSDDEWGYLALHFLASVEKLKNAQKMRVLIICATGLGSAQLLKNRVECEFDERIKIIDTRGYYEIEPDMLNEVDFIISSVDLSAKVFKIPVFHVSVFFTEEDVQKIRRYLSSRHVITSSNLNTMSSTHIVNEKNHLSYLEQVVEEVTADYFYYCQCPLTKDDILDLLLERLALNEACCYKSKMIKQMAKRMALGDIFFSPNIVVPHPAVPVGRLSKMGIALIPHGVYWDKYHPDIRFIFLISPSVYQNPSLAMMTKAIVNLIDDSAMQHQLLQCQTFSEFKSLFIKLIEKGA